A window of the Trichoplusia ni isolate ovarian cell line Hi5 chromosome 4, tn1, whole genome shotgun sequence genome harbors these coding sequences:
- the LOC113493585 gene encoding serine/arginine-rich splicing factor 6-like has translation MEGYGYPYPPPFPPMRPPEAEYPDHGDGFGEYYGLGPLNEDRERGRRSRSKQRKRKSRDSKRSRSGSLRVRSRSRSKSRTRSRSKSRTRSRLRSRSRSRTRSRTRSCSRSRRSSQSHSGSGTRQRELNYKEPGFLDAFRVLYLSPSKHKKNPSKYLATKKRHDRIQEILKSDGLGSKRWMFYPRVKNQSEPAIGGTVAGTRDNVDQRVKVDADFFRKYKRSKKIDNDAPIAKLKRWELIFYKKLGFIQAV, from the exons ATGGAAGGCTATGGTTACCCATATCCCCCGCCGTTCCCGCCGATGCGACCCCCGGAGGCAGAGTACCCTGATCATGGAGATGGCTTTGGCGAGTATTATGGACTTGGTCCCCTGAATGAAGATCGCGAGAGAGGCAG gCGGAGCAGATCGAAACAACGAAAGCGCAAATCCCGGGATTCAAAACGATCACGGAGCGGTAGTTTGCGAGTGAGGTCTAGATCGCGGTCAAAATCTCGCACCAGGTCTCGATCAAAGTCACGGACACGATCTAGATTGAGATCCAGATCCAGATCCAGGACCAGGTCTAGGACTAGAAGTTGCAGTCGCAGTCGCAGAAGCAGTCAAAGTCACAGCGGTTCCGGAACACGACAACGAGAACTGAATTACAAAGAACCTGGATTTCTTGATGCATTCAGAGTTCTATATCTTTCGC CGAGTAAACACAAGAAGaatccatcaaaatatttagcGACGAAAAAGCGTCACGATCGCATTCAAGAGATCTTGAAGAGCGATGGTCTTGGCTCTAAGAGGTGGATGTTCTATCCGAGAGTGAAGAACCAGAGTGAGCCAGCCATCGGTGGTACCGTCGCAGGGACCAGGGATAACGTTGATCAGAGAGTTAAG GTCGATGCCGACTTCTTTAGGAAATACAAGAGAAGCAAGAAGATAGACAACGACGCTCCCATAGCGAAGCTCAAGCGGTGGGAACTGATATTTTATAAGAAGCTGGGCTTTATACAAGCCGTCTGA